The genomic stretch CTTTAtgtattgttattgttttttagcCTTTGTTAATAGCAAATATTAAAACTACTCACAGCAACATGTCAGGTCCTTGGTGTATGcctagaaaaaaatgtgtaaatactTTGCTTGAATTAAGACttgtaaatatgttttgaaTTTAGAATTATTCTTATTGAACTCACATGACAGCTGACGTGATATTTGACTGAATCTGGGCAATAATTCACACCGATTCCAAAAGTAGTTACGTTTTTGAAGGGCAGAGTAAAGTTTATTGATTTTCCATCCAGAATTGCTGTGTGTTCCTAAGGGAGAATTGCAAAGTGAAACTTTCAAACATTTTCTTCCTTTTTTTGACTATTAACAAACTGAACAGTTAATAACAAGCATCAGAGTCAATTTTTTTCACGGAAAATAACAACGCAATCGCATGGCAATTAGTATGTTATTTAACGAATTGGGTAATTTTCGTATTATCCTACAGAATCAAAACAACAATCAAAATACAATTAGGCGGTGGGCTGGTATAGACAACATTATAGGAATACTGCAAGCTCGTAGAGTGTTTTAGCTTTTGATTTCTTTTAGAGCAATATATATAGACTTTAATGTTTCgcttcattttaaaataaaacatggctTCTTCCCggaacatttacatttataatgtaatttaagcaaataaaatttaaaatttaagcAAATAATAAAGTGTTTATCAGTTTATATGTAGcctaatcttttttttttttttattaaaaagataGGGATTGTGCAGAAGCCCGACTTTTTTCCAATCCAACTTGAATCCAGAAAGCATTAACATTTCGAAACAATACTCGACTGAAAAAGAGCTCTTGATCTATACTACACTGagaaaatacatatatttaagcaacAAGGAAGGGATTGGGTGAGAGAAGTTGGGGCtgctaataaattaattttgattgtaaaaaaaaaaaaacaatacaaattccAATAGAATCGACCCCAAAAACCTGCATATTCCATTGGCTGTATGGGAATAGGCCTATATTTTGCCAAAAATTCTTCATAAAAAATAAGGCCATCTCGTAGcctacatttttgtacgatttcgttcttgtgacgttggggttaagGGTGGGGTTTCAATATTGCTATTTTTTATAATCGATCATTGATGTACAAattcattttataatttataataacattTTCTTAATTCGCTCGCTGTCAGTTTCTTAATaacatgtatgtatatatatatatatatatatatatatatatatatatatatatatatatatatatatatatatatatatatatatatatatatatatatatttgacctCGCAGGTTCGCGAATTATTGATATTTTACACCATTTGAGGGCATCAGGGAGCCGCTATCAATATTTGGGAGATAACAGGTGATGTAGCCTAAaaagccaccttgtaaaatatctAATTGTCACAGAATTGGCATGTAATAGGGCAAGGCTCAGAGACCTTATGGTAAATACCTACACTAAGCTTATAAATAACTACCAACTACCATGTCACGTTGCAACCCAATATGATGGACCAACGTGAAGATGTCACGTTTCGCCGCGTTTGGGCGTGAGCGTGTCgggttttctgtttgtgtcattttcACGTTTTGGTTGCTCggcttttttgtcctaatttcttaccatagTCGCTtcgggttagatttacataaaatgacatccttacctaaacaaactctaaccccaacgtcaggcgacaattggttaaagtttagaaaatataaaagaataagtcttgtatcttttttatataaaccaatacttaaagtgacaaatgcttaagtgacatataacacaagcaccaaatctaaccctaaaccgaagcgaaaatggtttgaaaataggacaaaaaagttgagtaaccaaaacgtgaaagtgacacaaacagaaaacctgacatgctcacgttcaaacgcggcaaaacCGTGACAttgttggtccatacgtgaaatagtcacgtatttgcgtgatatagggttgcaaCGTAAGaaaaacagcatatttttgtcctgttttctaTGTTTATCAATAAACAATTCGCATACATTAAACAGTAAAAAAACGTTTGTTTAGGTTAAATTGCaacaataatattataaaacacatacaattaaaataaagttaacTGTAGTAATAGGCATTTTCTGATAATTACATTATCAACAGTCCATTCTGCATCACATCTGTTGTCTTGCACATTTACAGCCACAGCATCTGGAAGGTCAAAGTCGTACTGGTTTCCTCTCCGCATTCCCACACACAACTCATCTAAGTTACAGAGAGATAATTCAGAACCTTATTCACATATTTCCGTCCATACAATACAACACATCTTGCCAACGAGGGttacatttattacaaaatTACACTTTCGTTTTTTTATCTTCAAAAAAGACAAGCGGTTATCTCATTTAAAGTGGTATATTCAAATCTATGAAAATGTCCAGTTTGAATGAAGCTAATGCGCTTTCGTTAATAATACAATTAGCCTATGCGATATAAAATGCTTAGACTAACAATGCTCAATTAGAATCAGGTAAAAAAATCTTACCTTTCAAACATTTTCCTTCGAAACGAGAAAAATACGAACAAAAAACTACAAGGAGAACTCTCTGAAATCTCATTGCTTAGCGATAGCTCAAGTCAAGTGTATGCCTTGCAGCAGCCCATTGACAGTCTGGTTTTATCCTCGTTCACCACCTCGTGGCTCCGCCTATTCCAGAGGCGCCACTAAGGgggagggggagagagagagagagggagagagagagagagagagagagagagagagagagagagagagagagagagagagagagagagagagagagagagagagagagcgaatCTGTGTCCATTGTGACAGTGATGATATCGAGACAGAGACACACTTTCTCCTTTACTGTGGTATATATAAAGAGCTTAGAGAAAAACACTTTGACAAAATCTCAAAGCTCATACCAGAGTTTCATAGCTCTTCAGATTCAGATCAAATGAAGATGTTACTGGGGGAAGACAGACACCCATCAGCTGCTGCTAAATTCATTTATCAGTTACACACCATCAGAAATAATCTCCAGCCCTGATCTTGTACAGTACTTTTATTTTACATCTCATGTGCCTCCGTACATGTACATTTGTATacttcaaatatttatatttcaatttactgtaaatatcctctgattctattttattttatttgcagtAGTACTTCATTCATCACCCAGCACCTTAGCTTAATTGCACCTTAATGTTTGTTACTATTGTGTTATTGTATGTTTCTTGTTTTGTGTATAATGCTTTGGCAATATTGTAAGTGACACAATCATGCCAATAAAGttctttaaattgaaaattgaaattgagagagagagagagagagagagagagagagagaaccagaaAATCTAACTGTGATATAAAGAGCTATATTTCAATTgctgacatgaccttactcggtcaatatcaatattaaatatatcaagtttAAAGATTTTCACAgaatattctttacattatgtagaatgattttatgtataaaacaataaaatactaAACTATTTTGTGCTGGATTTTTACAGTGAGGGTACATAATTATCCAGTGTGAAGCTAAAGGTTTTTGGGTTAAGGTTCATACACATCATATTATGTATGTTTAATCTTTGATTAGGAATGTTGCATTCTATCTGAAtatttgtactgtatttttctattaaatttacatttgcatAATAAATCATCTGCTAAATAGCCTACAGCCatgatacactctaaaaacaaacggtgctaaatagcactaaaagtggttcactggctcgtaatcacagaggaaccattttaagtgctgtatagcacctatgtagtacctgtgtagaaccatattgtgctatatagaaccatatctggtgctatatcacccctgGATGGTTGTTCATatgtgctatatagcactaaaaatgtttcCCCTATGATCacgagcttttagtgctatttttgGAAATTCAATTTGACAGCATGAGTTTTCTGCTATGTATAgatttatcttccaattttaaGTGAGGACGTTAATTTACAATTACAATCTGATAGAATTCTTCAAATGTCAAAAGATATATgacaatataatatttataaagaaATTACAGAAAATGTAACAAAGTGTAACTGACAGAAAAAAGTATGCAGTCATTCTGCAATATAGACGCGCAGTTTATGCTCTGCGCACACTTCTGCTGATATGAATCGTTATTGTTGCTCGTTCTCATTTGTTAGTTGGTATGCGGCTGATTTCACGCGCAAACTGCGCTGTTCCTATTGGACTGCAGATTTCTGTAGACAGCTTTGGAATGCAGGCCTGGAATACCTATAAAAATCATTATGCTGTTTATTATGCAAATATTTAGTAGGACTATTAtcgtttctttattttttttaatagttacAAACATGTTTGCAAAATCTTGAATAAAAATGTTAACAATACTTAATAAGCTTGTTTAACAACTTTGTTAGGCAATCAAGTTATCCAATTTTTTCCATCTTGGAGTTTGTGGTAGTCGTCCTTTTTCGGTACTTGAGTCTTAGATCTACTTTATGGCCAGCATTGTTGTTCAAgcaagagagagggagagagagagagaatttttTGAATTTTGAATCTACTTTATTCTACAAATTTCACACAACATACCTCATATTACAAAACACCTAAAACCCACACAGCAATTACAAATTATTCAACCCAAATTGAAAAAACAAGATCATCATCTATAGTACGCAGCATCATTATAACTCCATACATCATTAAAACCTTCAATATTCTTCATTAATTTATAGAACAAGAACTCATGTCGTATTCTTGCTTTCAATAGTCTCCTGAAAGTACCATCTAAATCATCTCCTCCCTTTCCCtctattctttttcttcttgtcAAATAGATGGCTGACTTGGCTTGACCTATAAAATTCAATAAGCGCCCTTTTCTCCTATTTTCTCTATAATATTTAAACCcataaataaacacaacattGGAGAAAACAACATTAAACCCAGTAAAAATTCCTTGAagtcttaaaaacaaaaattccAATCTGTTACAATACAGAAAACAGTGAAAAATTGTTTCCCTATCATCACAAAAAGGCATTTGCTTTCAATAGACTCATTTATAATActtgtaaatgcatttacagcAACAATTCCATGCAACACTTTCCATTGCAAATCTCCAGGATTTTTGGTCAATGGTGGTTTATACAGTGTTCTCCATGCAGGACTGCATTCATTTTCAACACCAAAATGCATTTTCCAAGGAATATCTCTTTTACtcaataacttatttttattcAACACTTTTACACTCAATTCATATAATTTCTTTCCACACATTGTACTGAGCTCTAGACATTCATCGTGGCGAAGAGACTCAGATGTTCCACTGTAACAGCAAGATTGGGTGTGAGGACAGGAATTAAATGGACAGTTTGCAAAGTTTTCCTGAGAGAGTCTTGACACTGATGATGTTGTTAGGCCGGTCGCGTGCGCGCTGCTCACACGAGCACAGAGCGGACATTGACAGGCAAAGAGAAAGCTTTACTCGAGCTGTAATTTCCCGTTTTTCTGATGAATAcacaatttaaaacaataaatccGATTGGAATTGGTTTTAAGCTACAACCTGCAACTCGTGAATGCGACGTGAGGAGATGAAATTTGAGTAAACAAGCCGCCATGTCGACTTTGTTCAAAAATAGAGATAACGAAAGGggcaatacaaataaaaacgtATCTGAAACATAAGCATAACATCCAGTTGTTTAGATTTGAGGTGTTCTACACTCAGCTATTATAAACGTGACTGCGCGTTATGGCGCATGATGTGATCACTCGTCTCGAGATAAAATGCTTTAAAGTCGGGATTTACTGAACAATGACTATTAGCTGTTTAAAATTCAAATGCAGCTCAGCCAATGACTGGTactattttataatatttatttatgtttttattatttagattttttatatttcagttttaatgtcttaatattcttaaaaattAAAGCTGTGTTTTAGAAAGCGATTACTTGcattattatgctattttattgTCATTATATGATCAGTGTTAAATGTCAATAACATCGATTATTGTCATGATTTCTGTCACAATTATCCGACTTGTGAAAGCTGTCGTGACAGGCCTACAACTTAACAAGATAGTCTACTAGGCCTATATAGGTTAAATATATAGCCATCTAATggggaaaaaatattttctggAAATTCAGTTCTTTTAATTTAAACcaacattttgacattattaATGATAATATTACTATTATACTCGTCTGTTTGAGCTTCAAAAGAGTAAAACAGGGACAGCGAGCGCAGAACTGTCACTTGCACGATCAGTTTAATGCTGCGTCATCACAAACGACTAGGctatttcacatgcttgtatTGCCAATTGAAATATTTAAGCACaagaaaacacaaaacagaTTTACTCATGCTGTTTGAAAATGCTGCGTTTACCCCCACTCGTTCCTTGAAACCCGCACCTTAAATGCTTCAAACAGCACACAAACGCTAAGTTCATGTTATCTTGCGCTTAAACGCACATATTTATGCAAACCTGAAATACCGTAATTATCCTCGTAAACACAGGTGAATGTAAGCAGAGTAGCCCATTGGATCAGTGCACTTCCTCTCAAAGTGAAAATATGCTGTAGGTTTGTTCAAACAATGGCcaaagaaaaaataattcgtcTTGACTGATTAACTTTTATAACTGCAAAAAGTTTTAATCTATACTTAATTTAAACTATAGATTATAAGATGCATgcagtattatttttaatttgattacGTTTCTATACAGACCAAgctgaaaaacataaaaagcaCTGTTTATTTGTATGCTTGTTATATTATAATGATTTGGACCATTGGTCATAATTTggtatattatttattagtgtTCTATTACTAACCATTTGCTAccatactgtgcaaaagtcttaggccagcATGCTACCATTACATGTGTTGTGTTTgtaattgtatagtgatcatatttctcagtctctttattaccagaaaatacaggaaatgtgaaTGCAGTATTAagaacagtataaaagtataagctgaagtgtcaagtatttagggtaaacttccCTTCCACTTTaacaggaaactgcaggatatCTTCAagctaaatgaaattaaatactaatttctaattctaatcaaatgacttcaggacatcagtctcctcaaaatagctcaagatgtgtttaatgCAAAGAGATGTCACACTAATTGACTGATGCccgaagaagacatttagttctgaaaatggttttgtttttaattttgtgtacatatttcctgtattttctgtttgtattttaataaaattagtgacaaataaatatggatgggcattaaaactttgctaaaacaacaaggTGGTAAGACAGGCACAGTACTGTgtattttggtaacactttacaataaggttcattagttaactacattagttaacacaAACTAagaatgaactgcacttatacagcatttattaaactttgttaatattaatttaaacaattactaatacttgaTTAAAATCttattaatgttagttaatgcactgtgaactaacatgaacaaacaattaaaagctttatttctattaggctaactaacattaacaaagattaataaacactgtaacaaatgtattgctcatggtttgttcatgttagttaatacattaactaatgttaactaatgaaccttattgtaaagtgttaccaaaattgTTTATATATTGTCAAACCAAATATTTGCAGAACAAATTCatcttaaattaaataaaacacttgAACAAAACATGGTAAGGTCAGTCTGAATAATTTTACTGGTATACCcctgtataaaaaaaattgttgggtCTGATGTCACAGTTTCCTTTATTTTGCTTTATTACACATGTCCTTGTCCCCCTCACTTTTAAGGAGCCGGCTAGGCCcctgtgtaaatgtaaatgcctATTAAAAGTAATTAACACTGATTCAACAAACGCCGATATTCTAATTTAGAATGAATGAGTTTGTTGGAATTTCTTGGTGCTGGTTGGTATTTGTTGCCATTTGTTATATGCAAGGCTAGCATATTTGAGTGCAAGTTTGTTGACACTGACTCACTGTCTGTTTCcgttaatgcatttggcagatgcagCTATTGCGTAAACCCTTGACCTTCGCTCTACTTGAACAACTCTATCTATATTTAGACATCGCGTTTTTATCAGTCGTTAATATTGCTAAACGCCTAGAATATATGCCTTACAACCTTCGCTGTATAACGCATAGGAAATCTATAACATGACAAAACGAGTCGACCGTGATTTCCCTATAGCATTTAACGTGAAATTAGCCACACACATCATAATTTTAAAAACGACTGTAAAACGAGTGCGCAACGGATGATGTCATCATAGACATTGTGATATTTTATTACTATTCAAAAGAAAATGCattgtattatttaaaatggaAAAAAGCTTACCGATGAATTGAAAATAGCTTGTACATCTGCAAAAAGATTACACTCCCAGTCCCTTTTAGTTGTCATTACAACTTCCTTGTGCAAGAGAAATGCTGCTTGCCAATGCGGGGAAACGATCACGTGATTTCCTATAAGAGTGTTAAACAATCTTGAAATCGCAGCTTACCTTTTTTGGGAACAAAATGCATTGTGATCGTGGCATTTGCTTGTAAAGTTTTGTGCTTCGTTATATAGTTTAAGAAATTTAAATAATCTATGTTGACGTTAGCCTGAAGTATTTATTGAAACGTTATATTTTAACTGTACTCAAaacgttatattaaaatattcaaattatGCAAACTAAGCCTTTGTTGTTTTGCGAACACCTTTTAAATGTAGTTCTAGTGTGATGACTGGCAAGTTATGTTATATAATTCAAATGAAGAGTCCATGCAGTGGGCTATAAATAGACCACGGGCATCATCCCAGGAATTGAGTGTCTTGAAGCCTGCTGTAGTTTAGTATGATGGAGGGAGAAGCTGTGTTTATAGACACCATCTTTGAGAGCGGGATTGAAGGCAAAAACTTTTCTTTGAAGTTGATGTATTTGCTAAAGGGAGATGGaacattacaaaaaaattgcagATGTCAGGtccctttaaaatgaataatgGTGCTTGTTTATATCTGGCTCGGGTAGAGAGGTGACTCATCAGACAGCTCTGATATAATTTACAGTATTTATCCTGTTTCTTATTATAAGTCACAGGAGTACAAACACTATAGGCATACCTTTTAGCTGAATGATCACAATTTTATTTAACATGTAATACAATAATCCTCTGTTGATTGTTTGGTTATatttgaaaattaaaaatgatCTAAACACTCAAAAGAATGTTTTGATATGTCCACCTGGCTTttgaataatttaataaaattgtagatgtataaaaaaatacattcaaCAGTTTAATGATTTTAGGCTTTTAATTGCAGAAATGTATCCATTAAGATAACACCTAGTCATCACAGAATATACAGATAAAATAAAAAGGTCAAATAAAAGAAGGCAGAAATCATTATAAAGTATAGTCATGTTTGCGAGTTGCAGATAATGCCTAAACCAGCCCTTTTCAACAGCAGAGCAAACTGGTTGTGGTATTAACATCATATACTATTACACATagtttgtattttatataatcATAAACAGttacattattatattattaatttattcttATATAGcttatattattaatttatttttatatagctATTTGTATAAATGTGTATAATATTCAAAATAGACTACTGAAACATTAATTTTTCCCCATTACACATGGCACATAGTGAAAACCATTTCATCTCATTTTGCATACTACAACATAACACAGTCTAAGATTAGTGTTAATATTTCAGGCCTGTTTTAAAGCAGTGGTATATGCTAATGAGGTTTGACTTATAAGTAATGCATTTGGGGGCGgcttcccagacagggtttagattattCAGCACTAGGCCTTATATTGGGACTAAGCCTATATTtaggtagtttttacaaacaaaccttacaaaaaacaatagaggtgtgcatcttaagccaaaacaatggcactgatatatgttaggatatgtcagtacaaggtgtttttaaattaaggcagctcaaatatgcactttagtctaggactaggatAAGTCTTGTCCGGGAAACCCCCCTAGGTGTGTACGCACTGGCACAGCATTTCATTGCATTTGCTTCCACAGCAGCAATTTAAAATACTTTCTGGTTGTAGTTACTTGACTTCCACAATATTTGGTCCTTTATGTATTATTTACACTGAAGCAGTTAAGTTTCAGCAAGTGTAAGAAATATACCGTACGTAAACTGTATATCTATATTCTAACGAAATGTTTGTTCACCAAGTGCCATGTAATCCACCTATTAACGACACAGTGATATTAATACACAATTATGCAGGTATACAAATATAGATTTCtttatacatgtatatgtataaatataaattaataaaaatacataattatgcAGGTATACAAATATAGATTTCTTTAAAcatgtatatgtataaatataaataaatgaaaaaatattattataaatatattattgcacatatatataaaacatatcaaaatatttttaatatagacCATGTAGCTCCCACCTCAAAACAAGTGCTAACTAAACTGCACTGAACTAGCAGCATTTAGTAAAATATGTAGCAAGCTTCATAAATCATGCGTTCATTAATACGTTCTAGCTGGTGTAAAGCATCACATCCGAATTACAGGAGAAACATACAAAGCCATTCAAGCTATAAAGCTGGCATCAGTAGCAGGAATAAATGGCTGGAAATAAAATGACCAGGTGGAACTTCAAACCTGTCGTAAAAATAaggacatttaaaaagtcaaatCATCAATGGAAGACTTTCAAAAAAATTGCTACCG from Misgurnus anguillicaudatus chromosome 10, ASM2758022v2, whole genome shotgun sequence encodes the following:
- the LOC129447941 gene encoding uncharacterized protein isoform X1; translation: MRFQRVLLVVFCSYFSRFEGKCLKDELCVGMRRGNQYDFDLPDAVAVNVQDNRCDAEWTVDNEHTAILDGKSINFTLPFKNVTTFGIGVNYCPDSVKYHVSCHAYTKDLTCCCTKKSTVSSTPLPSAGTVSTLSKPSADEPGYPGFISTDLKRNHYAAYGVTVLFCCICLILTFIILRKKRDSAAEQNQPDSSV
- the LOC129447941 gene encoding uncharacterized protein isoform X2; amino-acid sequence: MRFQRVLLVVFCSYFSRFEGKCLKDELCVGMRRGNQYDFDLPDAVAVNVQDNRCDAEWTVDNEHTAILDGKSINFTLPFKNVTTFGIGVNYCPDSVKYHVSCHAYTKDLTCCCTKKSTVSSTPLPSADEPGYPGFISTDLKRNHYAAYGVTVLFCCICLILTFIILRKKRDSAAEQNQPDSSV